The following are from one region of the Lepeophtheirus salmonis chromosome 8, UVic_Lsal_1.4, whole genome shotgun sequence genome:
- the LOC121122433 gene encoding uncharacterized protein isoform X2 produces MFFFKVMPMNTNKNNGPPPVTCPGYPGYCSESYPGDTCLVVCAFGRNNVPECQPDGTWTDVPRCIEHEPGIPEQIPGICPGIPGYCSLDYPGALCEFDCLTGPDISSFCTPDGTWDPYPTCDGDVRETRDGCKECPGPFGGARDRTQEGNNSE; encoded by the exons atgtttttttttaaagtaatgcctatgaacacaaacaaaaataatggacCTCCTCCTGTAACATGTCCTGGATATCCAGGATACTGCAGTGAATCCTACCCTGGAGATACATGTTTGGTTGTATGTGCCTTTGGTCGAAATAATGTCCCAGAGTGTCAG CCGGATGGTACATGGACAGATGTTCCAAGATGCATTGAGCACGAACCAGGAATCCCCGAACAAATACCAG GAATTTGTCCAGGCATTCCGGGCTATTGCTCATTAGACTATCCTGGAGCACTTTGTGAATTTGATTGTCTCACAGGGCCAGATATTAGCTCTTTCTGTACTCCAGATGGTACATGGGATCCATATCCCACTTGTGATGGAGATGTTAG agaaactCGAGATGGGTGTAAGGAATGTCCAGGACCTTTTGGAGGGGCAAGAGATCGTACACAAGAGGGAAATAACTCT GAATAA
- the LOC121122429 gene encoding GILT-like protein 1 isoform X3 codes for MDPKQEENRFLLSISSDNIPKVEVSAYYEVLCPDSIRFVRNELQTTYSKLSSIMNFHLIPYGKASSFAKSEGGYEFNCQHGQEECFGNMVHACSIKYVQSKSVLLDFVACMIKDNRDAIKIGKSCAKEYSVDWQPIERCAHSIEGENLLYEEGEKTHNLSPRLRFVPTVELDKSQSNQRSLLHDLAIQVCKHYTGPLPSVCTELNH; via the exons ATGGATCCGAAACAAGAAGAAAATCGTTTCCTTCTCTCAATTAGTTCT GATAACATTCCCAAGGTTGAAGTCAGCGCATACTATGAGGTCTTATGTCCCGATAGCATTCGCTTCGTTCGCAATGAGCTCCAAACAACATACTCAAAGCTGAGTAGTATTATGAACTTTCATCTCATTCCTTATGGAAAGGCATCC TCCTTTGCAAAATCTGAAGGAGGATATGAGTTTAATTGCCAACATGGTcaagaagaatgttttggaaatatGGTGCATGCCTGCAGTATTAAGTATGTTCAATCCAAATCCGTTTTGCTTGACTTTGTTGCATGCATGATCAAAGATAATAGAGATGctataaaaattggaaaaagttgTGCTAAGGAGTACAGCGTAGATTGGCAACCCATCGAGAGGTGTGCCCATTCTATAGAAGGagaaaatttactttatgaagaaggagaaaaaacaCATAATCTCAGTCCTCGTCTTAGATTTGTTCCcactgttgaactcgacaaaaGTCAATCAAATCAGCGGAGTCTACTCCATGATTTAGCTATTCAAGTTTGCAAGCATTATACTGGACCTTTACCTAGTGTTTGTACTGAATTAAACCATTAG
- the LOC121122429 gene encoding GILT-like protein 1 isoform X2, whose product MISFNNHAVKYVLICACAIFIIWNFYPKPSSLPKDNIPKVEVSAYYEVLCPDSIRFVRNELQTTYSKLSSIMNFHLIPYGKASSFAKSEGGYEFNCQHGQEECFGNMVHACSIKYVQSKSVLLDFVACMIKDNRDAIKIGKSCAKEYSVDWQPIERCAHSIEGENLLYEEGEKTHNLSPRLRFVPTVELDKSQSNQRSLLHDLAIQVCKHYTGPLPSVCTELNH is encoded by the exons ATGATTAGTTTTAATAATCATGCTGTTAAATACGTTTTAATTTGTGCTTGCGCTATTTTCATCATCTGGAATTTTTATCCCAAGCCGTCTTCTCTCCCAAAG GATAACATTCCCAAGGTTGAAGTCAGCGCATACTATGAGGTCTTATGTCCCGATAGCATTCGCTTCGTTCGCAATGAGCTCCAAACAACATACTCAAAGCTGAGTAGTATTATGAACTTTCATCTCATTCCTTATGGAAAGGCATCC TCCTTTGCAAAATCTGAAGGAGGATATGAGTTTAATTGCCAACATGGTcaagaagaatgttttggaaatatGGTGCATGCCTGCAGTATTAAGTATGTTCAATCCAAATCCGTTTTGCTTGACTTTGTTGCATGCATGATCAAAGATAATAGAGATGctataaaaattggaaaaagttgTGCTAAGGAGTACAGCGTAGATTGGCAACCCATCGAGAGGTGTGCCCATTCTATAGAAGGagaaaatttactttatgaagaaggagaaaaaacaCATAATCTCAGTCCTCGTCTTAGATTTGTTCCcactgttgaactcgacaaaaGTCAATCAAATCAGCGGAGTCTACTCCATGATTTAGCTATTCAAGTTTGCAAGCATTATACTGGACCTTTACCTAGTGTTTGTACTGAATTAAACCATTAG
- the LOC121122427 gene encoding intraflagellar transport protein 56, giving the protein MILSRAKPAVSALESSSSSINSGANQKKKIPTLDEFLSQRDYTGALSLLDFDRNSGKGGSDIDLWMGYCAFHLGDYKRAMLEYEAITTHDQKGKGNKEAWLNLACVYFFLGMYNESQKAAERADSRSQLRNRLKFHLAHKFSDEKKLMTFHQELEDVVEDQLSLASIHYLRSHYQEAIDIYKRILLDNREYLALNVYVALCYYKLDYYDVSQEVLAVYLQHYPDSATAINLKACNHFRLYNGKAAEQELKTLKDQTTTNFNYGQDLIQHNLVVFRNGEGALQTLPPLVDVVSEARLNLVIYFLRQDDVNEAYSLIKDLEPTVPQEYILKGVVNASIGQENGSREHLKIAQQYFQLVGGSASECDTIPGRQCMAACFFLLKQFVDVLLYLNSIKSYYYNDDTFNFNYAQAKASVGNFKESEEIFLQIQNEKMVNDYAYLSWFARCYIMNKKPRLAWELYLKMETSGEAFSILQLIANDCYKMGQFYYSVKAFDMLERLDPNPEYWEGKRGAAVGVFQAIIAGNEERQLLEEVAQILKSNSGPQVEHILKVMRKWAKDNRISI; this is encoded by the exons atgattttatctcGAGCAAAGCCAGCGGTCTCTGCTTTGGAATCCTCTAGTTCTAGCATAAATTCTGGGGctaatcaaaaaaagaaaattccaacCCTTGATGAGTTTCTTAGCCAACGTGACTATACGGGAGCACTGAGTTTACTTGATTTTGATCGTAATTCGGGTAAAGGTGGTAGTGACATTGATCTATGGATGGGATACTGCGCTTTTCATCTTGGGGATTACAAAAGAGCAATGCTGGAATATGAGGCTATCACAACTCATGAccaaaaaggaaaaggaaacaAAGAAGCTTGGTTAAATTTGGCATGCGTTTATTTCTTTCTCGGTATGTACAATGAATCCCAGAAGGCAGCTGAGAGGGCGGATAGTAGATCCCAACTTCGAAATAGGCTAAAATTCCATTTAGCTCATAAGTTCTCagatgaaaaaaagttgatgacGTTTCATCAAGAGCTCGAAGACGTTGTTGAAGATCAGTTGAGTCTAGCTTCCATTCACTATCTTCGATCTCACTACCAGGAAgcaattgatatatataaaaggattttattgg ataatagGGAATATTTGGCACTCAATGTTTATGTTGCGCTCTGTTATTATAAATTGGACTATTATGACGTTTCACAAGAAGTTTTAGCAGTATATCTGCAACACTATCCAGATTCTGCTACAGCAATCAATCTAAAAGCTTGTAATCATTTTCGTCTATATAATGGAAAAGCAGCAGAGCAAGAATTAAAAACCCTTAAAGATCAAACTacgacaaattttaattatgggCAAGATTTAATACAGCATAATTTGGTGGTATTTCGCAATGGAGAAGGAGCCTTGCAAACTTTGCCCCCATTAGTTGATGTGGTATCTGAAGCAAGACTCAATCTAGTTATATACTTCCTACGTCAAGATGATGTCAATGAAGCATATTCACTCATAAAGGATTTAGAACCAACAGTTCCACAAGAGTATATTTTAAAGGGTGTTGTTAACGCCTCAATTGGCCAAGAAAATGGATCTCGGGAGCATTTAAAGATTGCTCAGCAATATTTTCAGTTAGTAGGTGGATCAGCGTCAGAATGTGATACAATTCCGGGTCGTCAGTGCATGGCTGCTTGTTTTTTCCTACTTAAGCAGTTCGTCGACGTTTTGCTTTATTTGAATTCTATAAagtcatattattataatgacgATACCTTCAATTTTAACTATGCACAAGCAAAGGCCTCTGTTGGCAATTTCAAAGAGTCAgaggaaatatttttacagattcaaaatgaaaagatgGTGAATGATTATGCTTATTTATCCTGGTTTGCCCGAtgttatattatgaataagaaaCCTCGCTTGGCATgggaattatatttaaaaatggaaacatCAGGAGAggctttttcaattttacagcTTATCGCTAATGACTGCTATAAG ATGGGACAATTCTACTACTCAGTCAAGGCTTTCGATATGTTGGAAAGATTAGATCCAAATCCTGAATACTGGGAGGGAAAAAGAGGAGCGGCAGTTGGAGTATTCCAGGCAATCATTGCTGGAAACGAAGAAAGACAGCTATTAGAAGAGGTTGCACAAATACTTAAATCGAATTCTGGCCCTCAAGTTGAGCACATCCTAAAAGTAATGAGAAAGTGGGCAAAAGACAACagaatatctatttaa
- the LOC121122429 gene encoding GILT-like protein 1 isoform X1, producing the protein MQNFVNIAVCAIVLMSVSQISSFNIYQNSHNKKFQWDNIPKVEVSAYYEVLCPDSIRFVRNELQTTYSKLSSIMNFHLIPYGKASSFAKSEGGYEFNCQHGQEECFGNMVHACSIKYVQSKSVLLDFVACMIKDNRDAIKIGKSCAKEYSVDWQPIERCAHSIEGENLLYEEGEKTHNLSPRLRFVPTVELDKSQSNQRSLLHDLAIQVCKHYTGPLPSVCTELNH; encoded by the exons atgcaaaattttgtgaatatcGCCGTATGTGCAATTGTATTGATGTCTGTGTCTCAAATATCCTCCTTCAATATCTATCAAAACagccataataaaaaatttcaatgg GATAACATTCCCAAGGTTGAAGTCAGCGCATACTATGAGGTCTTATGTCCCGATAGCATTCGCTTCGTTCGCAATGAGCTCCAAACAACATACTCAAAGCTGAGTAGTATTATGAACTTTCATCTCATTCCTTATGGAAAGGCATCC TCCTTTGCAAAATCTGAAGGAGGATATGAGTTTAATTGCCAACATGGTcaagaagaatgttttggaaatatGGTGCATGCCTGCAGTATTAAGTATGTTCAATCCAAATCCGTTTTGCTTGACTTTGTTGCATGCATGATCAAAGATAATAGAGATGctataaaaattggaaaaagttgTGCTAAGGAGTACAGCGTAGATTGGCAACCCATCGAGAGGTGTGCCCATTCTATAGAAGGagaaaatttactttatgaagaaggagaaaaaacaCATAATCTCAGTCCTCGTCTTAGATTTGTTCCcactgttgaactcgacaaaaGTCAATCAAATCAGCGGAGTCTACTCCATGATTTAGCTATTCAAGTTTGCAAGCATTATACTGGACCTTTACCTAGTGTTTGTACTGAATTAAACCATTAG
- the LOC121122433 gene encoding uncharacterized protein isoform X1: MAYRLIVPLLLFEAVFVMPMNTNKNNGPPPVTCPGYPGYCSESYPGDTCLVVCAFGRNNVPECQPDGTWTDVPRCIEHEPGIPEQIPGICPGIPGYCSLDYPGALCEFDCLTGPDISSFCTPDGTWDPYPTCDGDVRETRDGCKECPGPFGGARDRTQEGNNSE, translated from the exons taatgcctatgaacacaaacaaaaataatggacCTCCTCCTGTAACATGTCCTGGATATCCAGGATACTGCAGTGAATCCTACCCTGGAGATACATGTTTGGTTGTATGTGCCTTTGGTCGAAATAATGTCCCAGAGTGTCAG CCGGATGGTACATGGACAGATGTTCCAAGATGCATTGAGCACGAACCAGGAATCCCCGAACAAATACCAG GAATTTGTCCAGGCATTCCGGGCTATTGCTCATTAGACTATCCTGGAGCACTTTGTGAATTTGATTGTCTCACAGGGCCAGATATTAGCTCTTTCTGTACTCCAGATGGTACATGGGATCCATATCCCACTTGTGATGGAGATGTTAG agaaactCGAGATGGGTGTAAGGAATGTCCAGGACCTTTTGGAGGGGCAAGAGATCGTACACAAGAGGGAAATAACTCT GAATAA
- the LOC121122425 gene encoding uncharacterized protein produces the protein MGRGKDLLDFLVRMETPNIPESSDGEELDWVWEMGGEEFLEWLLCNVHPETHLLRKNEANYREGAGPCLSDCVLEKALDALPDERSVEDVREEVDTLERELSSLEDFEKEMWECSKSVGRQESALASRASLIKSKLIQEQEREDIPLMEASNQYTQQLDLLIRELHSISELTSFKEPKKILISEFNIESITKEDDKFSKLVDEFIDKQFKVGIQARDLSENICYDLVVGRSEAEFEELVAEISRLRLGFKDEEKRKTLSSARLQGEKEAFQYLTTYSFKNDLNKEPSGLMVSSQQLYNIITDEIKVELISASQKSLSPLLDEIAALHCRQILNLDCQIKLYRQKYTLDRHNVLKEILLEQFSRQEMLLILLRNEFQGFKRIGNEVSSIQDHHRMKYSQLTKTKETIKSIKDELSGIVTTTVVNPHNDITLASLGNILNSTTPSVPLTYNKLLSSFTDFISSRKNNMMECERHSQQNIILYNRSLSGLKSLYEDLGSGSKLFLPLIDEEYVSLASKLQAKVTSYQSTFVKLSEDFEKEQNTLKQYPHASVQKKLWVNFLNNPKLMEANVNSLLNKVKNI, from the exons ATGGGGAGAGGTAAGGATTTACTGGACTTTTTGGTGAGAATGGAGACTCCGAACATTCCTGAGAGCTCTGACGGAGAAGAATTGGATTGGGTTTGGGAGATGGGGGGAGAGGAATTTCTGGAGTGGCTCCTTTGTAACGTCCACCCTGAGACGCACCTCTTAAGGAAGAATGAAGCCAATTATCGTGAAGGTGCCGGACCTTGTCTCTCGGACTGTGTCCTTGAGAAAGCCTTGGATGCACTTCCGGATGAGAGGTCCGTGGAGGATGTCCGGGAGGAAGTGGACACATTGGAGAGGGAGCTGTCATCTTTGGAGGACTTTGAGAAGGAGATGTGGGAGTGTAGCAAGAGTGTGGGGAGGCAAGAGTCTGCTCTCGCTTCCAGAGCATCACTCATCAAGAGCAAACTCATCCAGGAGCAGGAGAGGGAGGACATTCCCCTTATGGAAGCCTCCAATCAGTACACACAACAACTAGACTTACTCATTAGAGAACTCCACTCCATTTCAGAATTAACATCCTTCAAAGaacccaaaaaaat TCTGATTTCAGAGTTCAACATTGAATCTATTACAAAAGAGGACGATAAATTTAGTAAACTTGTTGATGAATTTATCGATAAACAATTTAAAGTGGGAATACAAGCAAGAGATTTATCAGAGAATATATGTTACGATTTGGTTGTTGGAAGAAGCGAAGCGGAATTTGAAGAGTTGGTGGCTGAAATCTCTAGATTGAGACTAGGgtttaaagatgaagaaaaaaggaaaactctATCTTCTGCACGTTTACAGGGAGAAAAAGAGGCATTCCAATATTTAACTacttattctttcaaaaatgatcTGAATAAAGAACCCTCTGGATTAATGGTATCATCACAACAACTGTATAACATTATAACAGATGAAATTAAAGTTGAACTGATTAGTGCCTCTCAGAAATCATTGAGTCCTCTTTTGGATGAAATTGCCGCTCTTCATTGTCGgcaaatattgaatttagaCTGTCAA ATTAAGTTATATCGCCAAAAGTATACTCTTGATAGACATAATGTCTTAAAGGAGATATTATTGGAACAGTTTTCTCGACAAGAAATGCTCCTTATTCTTCTAAGAAATGAATTTCAGGGATTCAAGCGTATTGGAAATGAAGTGTCAAGTATTCAAGATCATCATAGAATGAAGTATAGTCAACTCACTAAAACCAAGGAAACTATTAAGTCCATAAAGGATGAACTATCTGGTATTGTTACAACTACAGTTGTTAACCCACACAATGACATAACACTGGCCTCACTAGGAAACATTTTAAACTCAACTACGCCTAGTGTACCTTTGACATATAATAAACTCTTGTCCTCGTTCACCGACTTCATTTCTTCGcgtaaaaataatatgatggaaTGTGAAAGGCAttcacaacaaaatattatactttataatcGATCATTGTCTGGCTTGAAGTCACTTTATGAAGATCTAGGGAGTGGTTCTAAGCTTTTTTTGCCATTAATTGATGAAGAATATGTGTCTCTTGCATCTAAACTACAGGCAAAAGTAACGAGCTATCAGTcaacttttgtaaaattatctgaggattttgaaaaagaacaaaacacTTTAAAGCAATATCCACATGCATCTGTTCAAAAAAAACTATGGGTGAATTTCTTGAATAATCCTAAACTAATGGAGGCGAATGTTAACTCATTgctaaataaagtcaaaaatatctGA